The following DNA comes from Nocardioides sp. JQ2195.
GACCAGCCCGAAGAGCTTGGCAACCACGATGAGCACGCCGCGGAAGTGGCCGGGTCGGGTGGCTCCCTCGAGGATGCCGGCCAACGGACCGGGGTCCACGGTCACCTGCGGCTCGACGACGCCGGTGGTGGAGCCGGGGTAGACCTCGTCGACGGCGGGGGCGAAGACGATGTCGACACCGTGAGCGGCGCAGACCTCGAGGTCGGCCTCGAGCGTGCGAGGGTAGCGGTCGAGGTCCTCACCGGCGCCGAACTGGAGCGGGTTGACGAAGATCGACACCACGACGGGGCCGTCGCCGACCGCTTCACGAGCAGCGTCCATCAACGACGCGTGGCCGGCGTGCAGGGCGCCCATGGTCGGCACGAAGCCGACCCTGTGGCCGGCCCGGCGGGCATCGGTGAGCAGCTTGGAGAGCTCCTCGCGCGTGCTGGCGAGGACCGGGGCAGCGCACATCAGTGGAACGTCCCGGGACGCGGGGCGGGCAGCGCGGTGACCGAGCTGGCCTCCGCCGCGTCCAGCACGCGGGTGAGGGTGGCGCCACGGATCGGCAGGAGGCGGCCGTCAGCCAGCGCCCGCGCCATGGTGGCGCGGGCCATCGCGACGTACGACGGCAGGGTCTGCGGCGCGTTGGTGGCGAGGTCGGCCAGATGCGCCTTCACGGTGTTCACGTCACCGCGCACGATCGGCCCGGTGAGCGCGGCATCGCCTTGGTTGAGTGCGTTGTCCAAGGCCGCCTCGAGCAGCGGTCGCAGGGTGCCGGCCGGGTCGTCGCCCCCGGCGGCGGAGAGCATCTCCATCGCCTCGGCGACCAGGGTGACCAGGTGGTTCGCCCCGTGGGCGAGGCCTGCGTGGTAGAGCGTGCGTCGCTCCTCGGGGACCCACATGGGTCGCCCACCGAGGTCACCCACCAGGCTCGTGACGACGTTGCGCTCCGCGTCGTCGGCCGTCACGCCGAACACGCAGCCGGAGAGGCGACCGAGGTCGAGCTCGGTGCCGCTGAAGGTCATTGCCGGGTGCATCGCCACCGGACGGGCACCAACGGCCGTGGCCGGGTCGAGCACGGCAAGGCCGTGTCGACCCGAGGTGTGCACGACGAACTGGCCGCGGTGCAGCGAGCCACTTGCGGCGAGCACGTCGACGACGTTCGCGAGCATGTCGTCGGGAACGGTGAGCAGGAGGAGGTCACAGTCGCGGGCCACCGCGCTCGGCTTCTCCACGGTGACACCGGGGAGCAACGCGTCGATGCGACGTCGCGAGGCGTCGGACTCACCGGCGACGGAGACGACCTCGTGGCCCTCGGCACGGAGCACGGAGGCCAAGACGGCGCCGACGCGTCCTGCGCCGATCACGCCGATGCGCCACGTGTGGGGACGCTGCGGTTCAGACATTGCTGCAAGCCTTTCGTTCCAGTCCCTCCGACCACCCGCAGCTGCGGGCCGGTGTGGGTACCAGACGGTCTGCCTTCAGTTTCGGTACGACGACGAGCGTACGCCTGCTGAAACGCTGGCGGAACCGCATGGAGCGGTGGCTTGGGTCACACGGCAACCGTGGCCGTGGCAGGACTCGCGACGGTCGAGGAGGGCAGATGACCGTCCACTAGGGTTCCGACCATGCAGCAGACATCGGAGCCGACTGGCGGGCACCTGGTCCTGGTCACCGGTGCCGGTCGCAGCGGCACCAGCACGGTGGCCGGGGCACTCCACCACCTCGGGCTGCACGTACCGCTGCCGGTGCTCAAGACCAACGAGTCGAACCCCCGTGGGTTCTTCGAGTCGACCTGGCCGTTGTGGTTCCACCGCCGGATCATGGATGCAGCGGACATCGAGCAGGTCGACGGGCGCCCAGGCGCCCGAGAGCTCATGCACGCGGCTGCCGACCAGGCAGTGCAGGACGAGCTGGTCGACTGGCTGCGCGGTGTCACGGCCGACGCGAGTCAGATCGTGGTGAAGGACCCGCGCGCCTCGTGGGTGCCCCACCTCTGGGTCAACGCAGCCGCCGAGCTGAGCCTCTCGATCGGCTTCGTGACCATGTTGCGCCACCCTGCGGAAGTCCTCGGCAGCCGATCCACCTACTACGGCAGGAACAGGAAGGGACAGGCCGAGGAGCGCAGCTTCGCGGTGCTCAACCTGGCCGGCTGGGTGAACCAGACGATCAACACCGAGCAGCTGACCCGAGGGCAGGCGCGCACCTGGATCCGCTACGACGACCTGCTCGAGGACTGGCGCGGCCAGATGAGGGCAGTGCGTCAGGCCACCGGGGTCGACCTCAACCACTCCCTCGAGCCGGGAGTCCGCCACGCGGTCGACGACTTCATCGACCCCGGGTTGCGACGCCACGAAGGCAGCTTCGCCGATCTCGACCTGCCCGGGTCGTTGACCGAGATCGCCGAGGAGCTGTGGGCCGCGGGCAACCTGCTCGCGGACCGCAGCGGTTCGGATCCTGAGGCCGAGCAACGCTTCGATGCAGCAGCCACCGCCTACGCCACCCTGTTCGCGGATTCCGCGGCCATCGCCCAGCACGAGGCCCGTGCCCGGGTCAGAGCCGAGTCCCAGGAGGCCGAGGCCCGCCTGCGCAAGCGGGTCCGCAAGGCCCGCCGCGAGGGTGTGGCACAGGGCCGCGCAGAAGCCTTGGCGGAGAGGCGCGGCCTCGTCCGGCGTACGGCGTCAGCGGTCAGGCGCCGGTTGCGGCGCGGCAACCGGTCCTGATCCTCACACCCGCTCGATCGTGACCGCGTCGGTCACCGGCGTGGGTCGAGACGACGCCGGATCCGGCGCCCCGCCTCGCGGACGACCTCACGCCCGGAGAAGTCCTCGAGCCTGGCCGGTCCTCGCTCGTTGCCGACCCCCTTCGGTGCCGGGTTGTGGTCGAGCCCGGCGTGGAACAGGACCTCGGCCAGACGACCGGCCGACTCCACGCTCAGCGTGGTCGGTGCGGGCGCGTCCTCAGGGACCTCGGCAGGGTCCACGAGCAGGTCGGTCAGGTCACCCACCACGGTCGCCCGCGAAGCCGTGACCGCCTCGATCCAGGCCTGGGTGTATTCGTTGGCGCGTTCTGCTGCCCAACGAGGTGCCCGAATCGGGTGGGGGTCGAGGCCGGTCATCCGGCGCAGCAGGGCTCGTCCCCGGTTCCCGCCCACACTGAACATCCATGTGGGGTGGTCGCCTCCCCGGTCGGTGTAGGCCCGGTTGAAGTGACGGAGCATCTCCGCCTCGGGGTAGGGCAGCGATGCGTTGTCGACGTCCTGGAGCACGAGGGTGCCTTCGGGAACGCCCATCAGTCGCTCGAAGGTGCGCAGGTTGCTGGCGCGGTCCTGCGGAGCAGGAACCACGAAGACCAGATTCTCCTCGCCGAACACCGTGCCCCACTCCTCGACCACGCGCCGGAGGCTGAAGCGATGCAGCACGGGCATCACCCGGGTCCACTGCGCGTTGACGGTGCCGTCGACCGAGACCGAGTCGAAGTGGCGCCGCAACCAGTCGTCGAGTGACTCCGTGCCTCGCCGGCGCAGGACCTCCTGCCATTGCGAGGCCAGCAGCGGAGCCAGGGGGCGGAGCGTGACAACGACGCGGGGTTCGCGGCCCAGGCTGTCGGCGATGTGCTGGATCCGATCGGGCTTCGCCTGGGAGAGGGACTCACTCGACCACAGGGCACAACGTGCCGGCGTGGTGCGGTAGGCCTCGGCCAGCTCCGCCCAGTGTCGCTGCCAGCGATCCCCCTCGTAGGGAGCAACGGCCCCGGCAGCGGTGAGGGCGATGTTCATCTCGTGCCGTTTGCGCCCCGCGACGTGGACACCCATCGACTCGAGGATCGGACGGGCTTCCTTCAGCGCCCCCTGGAGCGCGGTGGTCCCGGTCTTCGGCATCCCGATGTGGATCAGGCCGGCACCGTCCGGCACGGCCTCGACCTGATGGTCCGGCTCCATCCCCCAGTTCACTTCCTTGACTCTTGGATCCACCTCGGCACGTCGCACGTGGACCTCGACAGGTGGTCGGTCGAACCGAATCGATCCACGTCCCGGATCACGCTAGCATCGCGCGAGCGGGAGCGTGCCGATGCCTCAAGTAGAGTGCGCGCAGTCGTGACACCCCCTCTGGCCGACCGACCGTGAGAGCGAGAACAGCCCGTGCCTGTCTTCTTCAAGGACAATCGGTCGATCCTGTTCGTCCACATCCCCAAGACCGGCGGCACCACCATCGAGCGCCTGTTCAAGACCTCCGGCTGGGAGATGGTGCTGCGCAACACAAGGAAGTCGGAGCCGCAGCTCTTTCCCAAGCTCCGGGTCTCCTTCCAGCACTGGCAGGCGGGCCTGCTCACCGAGATCCTCGACGTGTCGAAGTTCGACCTCATCTTCATGATGACCCGCGAACCGGTCGCAAGGTTCCGCTCCGAATACACCATGCGGCACACCAAGAACCCCAGCGGAGCCAGCAGCAAGGTCGACGCCTGGGCCGAGAAGGCCCTTCGCGCCTACGAAACCAACCCCTACCACCTCGACAACCACCTCCGCCCGCAGTCGGAGTTCGAGCTGCCGGACACGGTCGTCTACCGGCTCGAGGACAGCATGGAGACGATGGTGGCCGACCTCAACAAGCGCTTCGACCTCGGACTCGCCGAGAAGATCCCGCACGCGCTGAACAGCACGAAGCGCAGTGGGCTCTC
Coding sequences within:
- the panC gene encoding pantoate--beta-alanine ligase, translating into MCAAPVLASTREELSKLLTDARRAGHRVGFVPTMGALHAGHASLMDAAREAVGDGPVVVSIFVNPLQFGAGEDLDRYPRTLEADLEVCAAHGVDIVFAPAVDEVYPGSTTGVVEPQVTVDPGPLAGILEGATRPGHFRGVLIVVAKLFGLVRPDVAVFGQKDYQQLALIRRMADDLCLGIDVVGAETVREDDDLALSSRNRYLEPEQREQAVALSRTLRRARADAIHGADSALAAARAELRASEGVDLDYLVITGTDLGPAPSTGEARILIAARVGTTRLIDNMPIHLGTPDRHTS
- a CDS encoding DUF2520 domain-containing protein, with amino-acid sequence MSEPQRPHTWRIGVIGAGRVGAVLASVLRAEGHEVVSVAGESDASRRRIDALLPGVTVEKPSAVARDCDLLLLTVPDDMLANVVDVLAASGSLHRGQFVVHTSGRHGLAVLDPATAVGARPVAMHPAMTFSGTELDLGRLSGCVFGVTADDAERNVVTSLVGDLGGRPMWVPEERRTLYHAGLAHGANHLVTLVAEAMEMLSAAGGDDPAGTLRPLLEAALDNALNQGDAALTGPIVRGDVNTVKAHLADLATNAPQTLPSYVAMARATMARALADGRLLPIRGATLTRVLDAAEASSVTALPAPRPGTFH
- a CDS encoding sulfotransferase, encoding MQQTSEPTGGHLVLVTGAGRSGTSTVAGALHHLGLHVPLPVLKTNESNPRGFFESTWPLWFHRRIMDAADIEQVDGRPGARELMHAAADQAVQDELVDWLRGVTADASQIVVKDPRASWVPHLWVNAAAELSLSIGFVTMLRHPAEVLGSRSTYYGRNRKGQAEERSFAVLNLAGWVNQTINTEQLTRGQARTWIRYDDLLEDWRGQMRAVRQATGVDLNHSLEPGVRHAVDDFIDPGLRRHEGSFADLDLPGSLTEIAEELWAAGNLLADRSGSDPEAEQRFDAAATAYATLFADSAAIAQHEARARVRAESQEAEARLRKRVRKARREGVAQGRAEALAERRGLVRRTASAVRRRLRRGNRS
- a CDS encoding sulfotransferase family 2 domain-containing protein — protein: MPVFFKDNRSILFVHIPKTGGTTIERLFKTSGWEMVLRNTRKSEPQLFPKLRVSFQHWQAGLLTEILDVSKFDLIFMMTREPVARFRSEYTMRHTKNPSGASSKVDAWAEKALRAYETNPYHLDNHLRPQSEFELPDTVVYRLEDSMETMVADLNKRFDLGLAEKIPHALNSTKRSGLSSSDVEISPELDTRLRDVYAEDFRRYGY